Proteins from a genomic interval of Lolium perenne isolate Kyuss_39 chromosome 1, Kyuss_2.0, whole genome shotgun sequence:
- the LOC127327549 gene encoding 3-deoxy-manno-octulosonate cytidylyltransferase, giving the protein MPICPPPSESSDSGSRAWIFHSLAIGAAAAAAAAAYLHRRPRGFRTLAVGVIPARYASSRFEGKPLALILGKPMIQRTWERVMLATSLDHVVVATDDEKIAECCRGFGADVIMTSVSCQNGSERCCEALQKLGKHYDIVVNIQGDEPLIEPEIIDGVVMALQRAPDAVFSTAATALKPEDAFDTNRVKCVVDNQGYAIYFSRGLMPFNKSGKVNPKFPYLLHLGISCFDSKFLKIYPELAPTPLQLEEDLEQLKVLENGYRMKVIKVDHDAHGVDAPEDVEKIEALMRARNIQ; this is encoded by the exons ATGCCGATCTGCCCGCCGCCGTCGGAGTCCTCGGACTCGGGGAGCCGCGCGTGGATCTTCCACAGTCTGGCCATcggcgcggcggcggccgccgccgctgccgcgtaCCTGCACCGCCGGCCGCGCGGGTTCCGCACCCTGGCGGTGGGCGTCATTCCCGCGCGGTACGCCTCCTCCCGCTTCGAGGGCAAGCCGCTCGCCCTCATCCTCGGCAAGCCCATGATACAG AGAACCTGGGAAAGAGTAATGCTAGCAACTTCTTTGGACCATGTTG TTGTGGCAACGGATGACGAAAAAATTGCTGAGTGCTGTAGAGGATTTGGAGCTGATGTTATAATGACATCAGTATCATGCCAAAATG GATCTGAACGCTGCTGTGAGGCACTTCAAAAGCTTGGTAAACATTATGACATTGTTGTCAACATTCAAGGAGACGAACCACTTATTGAACCAGAGATAATAGATGGTGTGGTTATGGCACTGCAG CGAGCTCCTGATGCAGTCTTCAGCACAGCTGCCACGGCACTAAAACCAGAAGATGCATTTGACACAAATCGAGTGAAGTGTGTTGTAGATAACCAGGGTTATGCAATATACTTCTCAAGAGGGCTGATGCCATTTAACAA ATCAGGGAAAGTCAATCCTAAGTTTCCATATCTTCTTCATCTTGGGATTTCG TGCTTTGATTCGAAGTTtctgaagatatatccagagcttgCACCAACTCCATTGCAACTAGAAGAGGACCTGGAGCAACTTAAAGTTCTTGAAAATGGCTACAGGATGAAG GTTATCAAAGTGGATCATGATGCCCATGGTGTGGATGCACCTGAAGATGTCGAGAAAATAGAAGCATTGATGCGAGCCAGGAACATTCAGTAG
- the LOC127327550 gene encoding uncharacterized protein, which produces MASPARPASISGPFGLSADLARCSFDQTLRREDYQDNRLLRSLVSMREQESFSKEIVTEAIENCMKKQAENLVNSLDVISGRLSQLELYCYKLERSIGELRSDVMDYHGEANANFSGLEKHIKEVQKSVQVLQDKQELAETQNELAKLQLVYDDTAQKSEGTAPSVYMAKENDGSYPGAKHELALVPLHQVNAMQSPAMQFQSCNGLILQQLVPVSLSTQQNQQHLDQSTVYCTQHPSHPEHRQAQTFQPTQTQQSVQAQTQNLQPQNVVEAPPMSSQAPGFYLQAQHQWPHQTVQDVHLQARQPELQVAQQQQYHNIQQVPAQRVQVQTSSPQAPSAPQVTLFYPPYGSQQPACGNTETLSRGMVVQPSYSTISSSQRKHHEVAPIYVQSNAISVPMAEHNLQHQLSQQFHSPANGSFAPQPSKVDLRGVAPYSVQGSAQAYNTVYGSPPNNAATFVAVLPQQAQVSAPMMLHHLGPQGVQNHPVDMADKAARMGYLNDQVRMVTAGQPVEFNPFHDGLSSVGNGAWSG; this is translated from the exons ATGGCGTCCCCGGCGCGCCCGGCCTCCATCTCCGGCCCCTTCGGCCTCTCCGCCGACCTCGCCCGCTGCTCCTTCGACCAGACGCTCCGACGAGAG GATTACCAGGACAACAGACTACTGCGATCACTTGTGAGCATGCGGGAGCAAGAAAGTTTTTCCAAGGAAATCGTGACGGAAGCCATAGAGAACTGCATGAAGAAGCAAGCGGAGAATCTGGTGAATTCGCTGGATGTCATCAGCGGAAGGCTGTCGCAGCTGGAGCTGTACTGCTATAAGCTTGAAAGGTCCATTGGGGAGCTACGGAGTGACGTGATGGATTACCACGGCGAAGCAAACGCCAACTTCAGTGGCCTTGAAAAGCACATCAAAGAG GTTCAAAAATCTGTACAAGTTCTGCAGGATAAGCAAGAGCTTGCTGAAACTCAAAACGAGTTAGCTAAACTTCAATTGGTATATGATGACACTGCACAAAAGAGTGAAGGTACTGCCCCATCAGTTTATATGGCCAAGGAAAATGATGGCAGTTACCCAGGTGCAAAACACGAGCTTGCCCTTGTACCGCTGCACCAAGTAAATGCTATGCAGTCTCCTGCTATGCAATTCCAAAGTTGCAATGGACTTATTCTACAGCAACTTGTGCCTGTCTCTTTGAGCACCCAACAGAACCAGCAACACTTGGACCAATCTACTGTTTACTGTACACAACATCCAAGCCATCCTGAGCACAGGCAGGCCCAAACATTTCAACCTACACAAACACAACAGTCTGTGCAGGCACAGACCCAAAACCTTCAGCCACAGAATGTAGTTGAGGCACCTCCCATGTCTAGCCAGGCACCAGGGTTCTATCTCCAAGCTCAGCACCAATGGCCACATCAAACTGTCCAGGATGTTCACTTACAGGCAAGGCAACCAGAACTACAGGTGGCACAACAACAGCAGTACCACAACATACAGCAAGTTCCAGCTCAGAGAGTTCAAGTGCAAACATCTTCTCCACAGGCCCCAAGTGCACCTCAGGTCACTCTATTCTATCCTCCATACGGATCTCAACAACCTGCATGTGGTAACACTGAGACGCTTTCCAGAGGCATGGTTGTGCAGCCTTCCTACTCTACGATTTCTTCGTCCCAGCGAAAGCACCATGAAGTTGCTCCTATTTATGTTCAAAGCAACGCCATTTCAGTTCCAATGGCAGAACATAACCTCCAACACCAGCTGTCACAGCAATTTCATTCGCCTGCCAACGGTTCATTTGCACCTCAGCCAAGCAAGGTTGATCTACGTGGTGTTGCACCATACTCAGTACAGGGTAGTGCACAGGCCTACAACACTGTTTATGGAAGCCCTCCCAACAACGCTGCTACTTTTGTTGCTGTCCTTCCTCAACAAGCACAGGTCAGTGCTCCGATGATGCTTCATCATTTAGGACCCCAGGGTGTGCAGAATCATCCGGTAGACATGGCTGATAAGGCTGCTCGGATGGGTTACCTGAATGATCAGGTCCGGATGGTGACTGCTGGCCAGCCCGTAGAGTTCAACCCCTTCCATGATGGGCTGAGCTCTGTTGGCAATGGAGCCTGGTCTGGGTAG
- the LOC127327551 gene encoding uncharacterized protein: MGKDSTAAGGIPIMRKDHYKSLGVNKAATAGGNGKGTGGIPLTGMDHYEIVGVNKVATAAGGDGKRLAFADGSGGVVGGAKGAARAVAVVPGGAKGTAGRRLGGASAFSSTDHSTCKTALRPLKIINEYHYEEENCGALEDDGTTLSYTQRSTIKTAVKVVNEYYHDHEEENRCLSEDGGKEDQGKDIQYDDELLAYEDNDGAEMGHGGSGEGGYNAYTRIGDDDAGAGDVDDFLNGDNYYYDVAATGFDGYYEDGGDGADGWW, from the exons ATGGGGAAGGACTCCACCGCCGCCGGCGGTATTCCGATCATGCGGAAGGACCACTACAAGTCCCTTGGTGTGAACAAGGCGGCCACGGCCGGCGGGAACGGTAAGGGCACGGGCGGCATTCCGCTCACGGGGATGGACCACTACGAGATCGTGGGCGTGAACAAGGTGGCCACCGCCGCCGGCGGAGACGGTAAGCGCCTCGCCTTCGCCGACGGGAGCGGTGGAGTCGTGGGCGGCGCAAAGGGCGCGGCCAGGGCCGTTGCCGTCGTCCCAGGAGGTGCGAAGGGAACAGCTGGTCGGCGCTTGGGAGGCGCGTCGGCGTTCTCCTCCACTGATCACAGCACCTGCAAGACG GCCCTGAGGCCCCTGAAGATCATCAATGAGTACCACTATGAGGAGGAGAATTGCGGTGCGCTCGAGGACGATGGCACGACATTGTCCTACACCCAACGCAGCACCATTAAGACG GCCGTGAAGGTCGTGAATGAGTACTACCATGACCATGAGGAGGAGAACCGTTGTTTGTCCGAAGACGGAGGCAAGGAAGATCAGGGCAAGGACATACAGTACGATGATGAACTTCTAGCTTATGAAGACAACGATGGTGCTGAGATGGGCCATGGTGGCAGTGGTGAAGGCGGCTACAACGCGTATACCAGGATTGGCGATGACGATGCCGGAGCCGGGGACGTAGATGACTTCCTGAACGGTGATAACTACTACTATGATGTTGCTGCGACGGGTTTTGATGGCTACTACGAGGATGGTGGAGATGGAGCTGATGGCTGGTGGTAA